A region of Vitis riparia cultivar Riparia Gloire de Montpellier isolate 1030 chromosome 12, EGFV_Vit.rip_1.0, whole genome shotgun sequence DNA encodes the following proteins:
- the LOC117926898 gene encoding leucine--tRNA ligase, cytoplasmic, with protein sequence MEGSKSFARRDRLLEIEVKVRNWWEEKDVFRAEAGEKPPEPGEKFFGNFPYPYMNGFLHLGHAFSLSKLEFAAAFHRLRGANVLLPFGFHCTGMPIKASADKLAREIQQFGDPPVFPTEVEEQPGEEPEPEDPNGGAPALPDKFKGKKSKAASKSSGQMYQWEIMRSFGLSDSEISKFQNPYNWLSFFPPLAMEDLKAFGLGCDWRRSFITTDMNPYYDNFIKWQMRKLKAIGKIVKDVRYTIYSPLDGQPCADHDRASGEGVQPQEYTLIKMEVVSPYPPKLSSLEGKKVYLAAATLRPETMYGQTNAWVLPDGKYGAFEINDDEVFIITQRAALNLAYQNFSKVPEKPTCLVELTGYDLIGLPLKSPLSFNEIIYSLPMLSILTDKGTGIVTSVPSDAPDDYMALHDLKSKPAFRAKYGVKDEWIMPFEIIPIIDIPEYGDRSAEKVCNDLKIKSQNEKEKLAEAKRLTYLRGFTEGTMLVGEFAGRKVQEAKPLIRSKLIEIGQAIVYSEPEKRVMSRSGDECVVALTDQWYIIYGEPEWKKLAEDCLSNMNLYSDETRHGFEHTLSWLNQWACSRSFGLGTRFPWDEEFLVESLSDSTIYMAYYTVAHILQNGDLYGSGTSSVKPEQMTDEVWDFLFSGGPYPTSSDIPSSILNKMKQEFEYWYPFDLRVSGKDLIQNHLTFCIYNHTAIMSKNHWPRGFRCNGHIMLNSEKMSKSTGNFRTLRQAIEEFSADATRFSLADAGDGVDDANFVFETANAAILRLTKELSWMEEVLEAEASLRTGALSTYADQVFANEINIAVTLTEQHYRNCMFREALKTGFYDLQAARDEYRFSCGAGGMNHDLVWRFMDVQTCLITPICPHYAEYVRREILKKDGFAVHAGWPTADSPDLTLKAANKYLQDSIVLMRKLLQKQILGSKKANKKGAPVTSLTESNLKGLIYVNEQYDGWKEECLRILQSKFDSRNRTFAADKEILEALQRSSVGQATNSKQVQKLCMPFLRFKKDEAVALGPQALDLRLPFGEIEVLRGNLDLIKRQLGLEQVEILSGTDPDALAKAGNLVSLLNQNPPSPGNPTAIFLTI encoded by the coding sequence ATGGAGGGTAGCAAAAGCTTTGCTAGGAGGGACAGGCTTCTTGAGATTGAGGTGAAGGTCCGAAACTGGTGGGAGGAGAAAGATGTTTTTAGAGCTGAAGCTGGTGAAAAACCTCCTGAGCCTGGAGAGAAATTCTTTGGAAATTTTCCGTATCCATATATGAATGGTTTTCTGCATCTTGGACATGCATTCTCACTGTCCAAGCTTGAATTTGCTGCAGCTTTTCATAGGCTGAGAGGTGCTAATGTACTATTGCCTTTTGGTTTCCACTGCACGGGTATGCCCATTAAGGCCTCGGCTGATAAATTGGCACGGGAGATCCAGCAATTTGGGGATCCACCGGTATTTCCTACTGAGGTGGAGGAACAACCTGGGGAAGAACCAGAACCTGAGGATCCCAATGGAGGGGCACCAGCATTGCCTGATAAGTTTAAGGGCAAGAAGTCAAAGGCTGCATCAAAGTCAAGTGGACAAATGTACCAGTGGGAAATAATGCGGAGTTTTGGCCTTTCTGATAGTGAGATTTCGAAGTTCCAAAATCCATATAACTGGTTATCTTTCTTCCCCCCATTGGCCATGGAAGACCTTAAGGCTTTTGGCTTGGGTTGCGACTGGAGACGCTCCTTCATCACTACAGATATGAATCCATACTATGATAATTTCATAAAGTGGCAGATGAGGAAGTTGAAAGCAATAGGTAAGATTGTCAAAGATGTTAGATACACAATCTACTCTCCCTTAGATGGCCAGCCATGTGCAGATCATGACAGGGCATCAGGTGAAGGAGTTCAGCCCCAAGAGTATACACTCATTAAAATGGAAGTAGTTTCACCTTATCCTCCTAAATTGAGCTCTTTGGAGGGCAAAAAGGTGTATTTAGCTGCTGCAACATTGAGGCCTGAGACCATGTACGGCCAAACAAATGCCTGGGTATTGCCTGATGGGAAGTATGGAGCCTTTGAAATCAATGATGATGAAGTGTTTATCATCACTCAAAGAGCAGCTCTTAATCTTGCATATCAGAATTTCTCCAAGGTGCCAGAGAAACCTACTTGCTTAGTTGAGCTAACTGGATATGATCTTATTGGTCTACCCTTAAAGTCCCCTCTTTCATTCAATGAGATCATATATTCTCTACCCATGTTGAGCATCCTAACTGACAAAGGTACAGGGATTGTGACCAGTGTTCCAAGTGATGCTCCTGATGATTACATGGCCCTGCATGATTTGAAATCAAAGCCAGCTTTTAGGGCAAAGTATGGTGTGAAGGATGAATGGATTATGCCCTTTGAGATTATACCTATCATTGACATCCCAGAATACGGAGACAGGTCTGCTGAAAAAGTTTGTAATGATCTGAAGATCAAGAGCCAGAATGAGAAAGAGAAGCTTGCAGAAGCAAAGAGGCTGACATACTTGAGAGGATTTACTGAAGGAACAATGCTTGTTGGAGAATTTGCTGGGAGAAAAGTTCAAGAAGCAAAGCCCTTGATCAGGAGCAAGCTTATAGAGATTGGCCAAGCAATCGTGTATAGTGAACCCGAGAAGCGAGTGATGTCAAGATCAGGGGATGAATGCGTTGTGGCTCTGACTGATCAATGGTACATCATTTATGGGGAACCGGAATGGAAGAAATTGGCTGAGGACTGTTTGTCTAACATGAATCTCTACTCTGATGAGACACGGCATGGCTTTGAGCACACCTTAAGCTGGCTTAACCAGTGGGCTTGCTCACGTTCATTTGGGCTTGGAACTCGTTTTCCTTGGGATGAAGAGTTCCTTGTTGAATCCTTATCCGACTCCACCATTTACATGGCCTATTACACTGTTGCTCATATATTGCAGAATGGAGACTTGTATGGATCCGGAACCTCTTCAGTAAAACCAGAGCAAATGACAGATGAGGTTTGGGATTTTCTCTTCTCTGGTGGACCGTATCCCACCTCATCAGATATCCCTTCATCTATTCTTAATAAGATGAAGCAAGAGTTTGAATATTGGTATCCATTTGATCTTCGTGTCTCTGGGAAAGATCTCATCCAGAATCATTTAACGTTTTGCATCTACAACCATACAGCGATAATGTCCAAAAACCATTGGCCTCGTGGGTTTAGATGCAATGGGCACATCATGCTTAATTCTGAGAAGATGTCCAAGTCTACTGGAAATTTCAGAACTTTGCGTCAGGCAATTGAGGAATTCTCTGCTGATGCAACACGTTTCTCTTTGGCTGATGCTGGGGATGGCGTTGATGATGCAAATTTTGTATTTGAGACAGCTAATGCTGCAATACTGCGGCTCACAAAAGAGCTTTCATGGATGGAGGAAGTTCTGGAGGCTGAAGCATCTTTGAGAACAGGTGCCTTATCTACCTATGCTGACCAGGTGTTTGCAAATGAGATAAATATTGCTGTCACGTTGACTGAGCAGCATTATCGGAACTGCATGTTTCGAGAGGCTCTCAAAACTGGATTTTATGATCTTCAAGCTGCTAGGGATGAGTATAGATTCTCATGTGGTGCTGGGGGCATGAACCATGATTTAGTGTGGCGGTTTATGGATGTGCAGACATGCCTTATCACTCCAATCTGCCCACACTATGCAGAATATGTTCGGAGGGAGATTTTGAAGAAGGATGGGTTTGCGGTGCATGCAGGCTGGCCTACTGCTGATTCACCTGATTTAACCCTCAAGGCAGCCAATAAATATTTGCAAGACTCAATAGTTCTGATGAGGAAGCTGCTTCAAAAGCAAATTCTAGGTTCGAAGAAGGCTAATAAAAAGGGGGCTCCGGTTACTTCCTTGACTGAAAGCAACCTAAAAGGCTTGATTTATGTGAATGAGCAATATGACGGATGGAAAGAAGAGTGCTTGAGAATACTCCAAAGCAAATTTGACAGTAGAAACCGTACTTTTGCAGCAGACAAAGAAATATTGGAGGCATTACAGAGGAGTTCTGTTGGTCAGGCTACAAACTCTAAACAAGTTCAAAAGCTCTGTATGCCTTTCTTGAGGTTTAAGAAGGATGAAGCAGTTGCCCTTGGACCTCAGGCCTTGGATCTGAGGCTACCATTTGGTGAGATTGAGGTCCTTCGCGGGAACTTGGACCTGATTAAGAGACAGCTGGGTCTTGAACAGGTGGAAATTTTGTCTGGTACAGATCCTGATGCTCTTGCTAAAGCTGGTAATCTGGTATCACTGTTAAATCAGAATCCTCCATCTCCCGGAAATCCAACTGCAATCTTCCTGACTATTTGA
- the LOC117926827 gene encoding cinnamoyl-CoA reductase 2-like: MLVIKNSLKRETGSKMQHANIQASRAVAAIICTTLGPRSPLKKLLDAGEGFAKLYNACEESFSVDGPLSDEAFGKARSILDDMKLSNVGLEQEAQLQQSLLRTVYQFLTDGIVGAFSQTCMAPLARLTIFLQVQEWRANWLHDEDRSIKPRKKDGFALSFGFNQTADTEDDRADGSRNSGDFPINHKDGTISIFSGARSLVDTWKKRVEAEMNINDAKSGSSQAVAWSSRPRLSEVSHGGYIASWVVKFLLSKGYIVHGTVRDPSDEKNSHLKKLEKALENLQLFKTDLLDYEGLCAAFAGCSGVFHVASPVHIGPISNPEVELIEPAVVGTRNVSSACEKAKVKKVVVVSSTGAVAMTPNRPKDRPMDEECWSDLEYCKANQNYYCLAKTIAESEALEHTKKSELNIVTVCLSFVFGPMLQSTMNGSCLLLLSFMKDGGESVKNIVYPVVDVRDVAESILLVYENPDAVGRYICSAHSIQAQALAEKLKSMYPNCNYPKSCIEDEET; the protein is encoded by the exons ATGTTAGTTATCAAGAATTCTCTGAAACGCGAGACTGGAAGCAAAATGCAACATGCTAATATCCAAGCCTCAAGGGCTGTTGCTGCCATAATATGTACTACCTTGGGTCCGCGATCTCCATTGAAGAAGCTACTTGATGCTGGTGAAGGATTTGCA AAACTATATAATGCATGTGAAGAATCCTTCTCCGTTGATGGTCCCTTATCAGATGAAGCTTTTGGAAAAGCTCGTTCTattctagatgatatgaagcTTTCTAATGTGGGTCTCGAACAGGAGGCACAGCTG CAGCAGTCGTTACTCAGGACAGTGTACCAGTTTCTGACTGATGGCATTGTCGGCGCTTTTAGCCAAACTTGCATGGCTCCTCTTGCTCGCCTCACTATCTTCCTTCAGGTTCAAGAG TGGCGAGCCAATTGGCTGCATGATGAAGACCGGTCCATCAAGCCAAGGAAGAAAGATGGTTTTGCTCTGTCATTTGGCTTTAATCAGACAGCTGACACGGAGGATGATAGAGCAGATGGATCTCGCAATTCAGGTGACTTCCCCATTAATCACAAAGATGGAACAATTTCGATCTTCAGCGGAGCAAGGAGTTTAGTTGATACATGGAAGAAACGTGTTGAGGCagaaatgaatattaatgatGCGAAGTCTGGTTCAAGTCAGGCTGTTGCATGGTCTTCGAGGCCACGTCTTTCTGAAGTTTCTCATG GAGGGTATATAGCTTCGTGGGTCGTCAAGTTTCTCCTCTCAAAGGGTTATATTGTTCATGGAACGGTCAGAGACCCAAGTGATGAAAAGAACAGCCATCTAAAGAAATTGGAGAAGGCTTTGGAGAATCTTCAACTTTTTAAGACAGATTTGCTGGACTATGAAGGCCTTTGCGCTGCCTTTGCTGGATGCTCTGGGGTTTTCCATGTTGCCAGCCCAGTCCATATTGGCCCAATATCTAACCCTGAGGTGGAACTGATTGAACCAGCTGTAGTGGGCACGCGTAATGTCTCAAGCGCATGTGAGAAGGCCAAAGTGAAGAAAGTTGTGGTTGTTTCATCCACTGGTGCTGTTGCCATGACCCCCAACAGGCCTAAGGATCGGCCCATGGACGAAGAATGTTGGTCTGACCTTGAATATTGCAAGGCAAATCAGAATTATTATTGCCTTGCCAAAACAATAGCAGAGAGTGAAGCCCTGGAGCATACAAAGAAAAGTGAGCTCAACATTGTAACAGTTTGTCTATCCTTTGTATTCGGGCCAATGCTGCAATCCACAATGAATGGCAGCTGCTTGCTTCTCCTATCATTTATGAAAGATGGTGGCGAATCAgtgaaaaatattgtttatccTGTTGTTGATGTGCGCGATGTGGCTGAATCAATTTTGCTGGTATATGAGAACCCTGATGCAGTGGGAAGATACATATGCTCAGCACACTCAATCCAAGCTCAAGCTTTAGCAGAGAAGTTGAAGAGCATGTATCCTAACTGCAACTACCCTAAAAGTTGTATTGAAGATGAGGAGACATGA
- the LOC117925851 gene encoding ras-related protein RABD1 isoform X2: MSNDYDYLFKLLLIGDSSVGKSCLLLRFADDSYVDSYISTIGVDFWDTAGQERFRTITSSYYRGAHGIIIVYDVTEMESFNNVKQWLNEIDRYANDSVCKLLVGNKCDLVENKVVDTETAKAFADELGIPFLETSAKDSINVEQAFLTMAGEIKKKMGNQPNATARSSSTVQMKGQPIQQNSNCCG, from the exons ATGAGCAACGACTA CGATTATCTGTTCAAGCTTCTGCTCATCGGAGACTCGTCTGTCGGAAAATCGTGCCTTCTTCTCAGATTCGCC GATGATTCGTATGTGGACAGCTACATTAGCACCATCGGAGTTGATTTC TGGGATACTGCTGGACAGGAGCGGTTTCGGACCATAACAAGCAGTTACTACCGAGGAGCACATGGGATCATT ATTGTCTATGATGTTACTGAGATGGAGAGCTTCAACAACGTGAAGCAGTGGTTGAATGAGATTGATAGATATGCAAATGACTCTGTGTGCAAGCTTCTTGTTGGGAATAAATGTGATTTAGTTGAGAACAAGGTCGTGGACACAGAAACTGCAAAG GCATTTGCAGATGAGCTCGGGATCCCTTTCCTCGAGACAAGTGCTAAAGACTCAATCAATGTGGAGCAGGCTTTCCTAACTATGGCTGGCGAGATTAAGAAAAA AATGGGCAACCAGCCAAATGCTACCGCCCGGTCATCAAGCACCGTTCAAATGAAGGGACAGCCGATTCAGCAGAACAGCAACTGCTGCGGTTag
- the LOC117926900 gene encoding glucuronoxylan 4-O-methyltransferase 1-like: MQFSLLHFQALQQPQPSPLTSTHTPIFLQKHITLCTTLNSIFFFHFHTQRYKKGAVQSLQLSSPQSSFTQGNMRPKSQALNLRLLLLGIFFAFFLLFALRSSLSSPQEDLSPISPTSLPKVSNTIKEGKAANCSPTCTKIPTSLAQALIHYTTSTITPQQTLKEISVTSKILVNKSPCNFLVFGLGHDSLMWRELNHGGRTIFLEEDEAWIEQIRQRFPKLESYHVMYDSKVNQADNLMEVGKGPECIGVGDIRHSTCQLALKGLPNEVYDIKWDLIMVDAPTGYYEEAPGRMAAIYTAGMMARNRKDGETDVFVHDVNRVVEDKFSRAFLCDGYMRKQTGRLRHFRIPSHRDGSAKPFCPL, encoded by the coding sequence ATGCAGTTTTCTTTGCTTCATTTCCAAGCATTACAGCAACCACAACCTTCACCTCTCACCTCAACTCACACCCCTatctttcttcaaaaacataTAACTTTATGTACAACCCTAAACTCcatctttttctttcactttcatACCCAACGATACAAAAAAGGAGCAGTTCAGTCTCTCCAACTCTCATCCCCACAAAGCAGTTTTACACAGGGAAACATGAGGCCTAAATCCCAAGCCCTCAACCTTAGGCTCCTTCTCCTTGGCATCTTCTTTGCCTTTTTCCTTCTGTTTGCATTAAGATCAAGCTTATCATCTCCCCAGGAAGACCTGTCTCCCATATCACCAACTTCTTTACCAAAGGTTTCAAATACCATAAAAGAAGGAAAGGCAGCAAACTGCTCACCAACTTGCACCAAGATCCCAACCTCATTAGCTCAAGCCCTCATTCACTACACAACCTCAACCATTACCCCGCAACAAACTCTCAAAGAAATCTCAGTGACATCCAAAATTCTAGTGAATAAGTCCCCATGCAACTTCTTAGTTTTTGGCCTAGGTCATGACAGCCTCATGTGGAGGGAACTCAACCATGGTGGACGTACAATTTTCCTAGAAGAAGATGAGGCATGGATTGAGCAAATCAGACAGCGTTTCCCCAAGTTAGAATCCTATCATGTCATGTATGATAGCAAAGTGAACCAGGCTGATAATCTCATGGAGGTTGGCAAAGGGCCAGAGTGCATAGGGGTTGGTGATATAAGACACTCTACATGCCAACTTGCCCTGAAGGGTTTGCCTAATGAGGTTTATGACATAAAATGGGATTTAATTATGGTTGATGCTCCAACAGGTTACTATGAGGAGGCACCTGGGAGGATGGCTGCCATATATACAGCAGGGATGATGGCGAGGAATAGAAAAGATGGAGAGACTGATGTATTTGTGCATGATGTGAATAGGGTGGTGGAGGATAAGTTTTCCAGAGCATTCTTGTGTGATGGGTACATGAGAAAACAAACAGGGAGGTTAAGGCACTTCAGAATTCCAAGTCACAGGGATGGCTCAGCCAAGCCCTTCTGCCCTTTGTAA
- the LOC117925851 gene encoding ras-related protein RABD1 isoform X1 — translation MSNDYDYLFKLLLIGDSSVGKSCLLLRFADDSYVDSYISTIGVDFKIRTVELDGKTIKLQIWDTAGQERFRTITSSYYRGAHGIIIVYDVTEMESFNNVKQWLNEIDRYANDSVCKLLVGNKCDLVENKVVDTETAKAFADELGIPFLETSAKDSINVEQAFLTMAGEIKKKMGNQPNATARSSSTVQMKGQPIQQNSNCCG, via the exons ATGAGCAACGACTA CGATTATCTGTTCAAGCTTCTGCTCATCGGAGACTCGTCTGTCGGAAAATCGTGCCTTCTTCTCAGATTCGCC GATGATTCGTATGTGGACAGCTACATTAGCACCATCGGAGTTGATTTC AAAATAAGAACTGTGGAGCTGGATGGGAAGACAATCAAGCTGCAGATT TGGGATACTGCTGGACAGGAGCGGTTTCGGACCATAACAAGCAGTTACTACCGAGGAGCACATGGGATCATT ATTGTCTATGATGTTACTGAGATGGAGAGCTTCAACAACGTGAAGCAGTGGTTGAATGAGATTGATAGATATGCAAATGACTCTGTGTGCAAGCTTCTTGTTGGGAATAAATGTGATTTAGTTGAGAACAAGGTCGTGGACACAGAAACTGCAAAG GCATTTGCAGATGAGCTCGGGATCCCTTTCCTCGAGACAAGTGCTAAAGACTCAATCAATGTGGAGCAGGCTTTCCTAACTATGGCTGGCGAGATTAAGAAAAA AATGGGCAACCAGCCAAATGCTACCGCCCGGTCATCAAGCACCGTTCAAATGAAGGGACAGCCGATTCAGCAGAACAGCAACTGCTGCGGTTag